The sequence agaatggctatatataattaatataagtattaattaaatattaaaaaagaaaatctcatagtatcccgatactacgatacgatcctacgatacgatattactttgagcaaaacgatACTACCTAGTATCCCGATCCTGACAACCTTGCTATACGGTGGATCCGCCCCTAAAATTAGCGGTACATTCATGATCTTACCAACACCTTGCTCACATCTCCGTGAATCTGCCCCTTAACACAAGCTCAAAGAGATGAAAAACATCGATACAATCCTTATCAAGAGATGAAAAACAGCAGTACATTAAAATCTTATTAAGAGTACACTTGCATACGCGTAATATTCGTAGGTAATAGAATTTAAACCTTGGATGGTGGAGTCATGGACCCACGATTTCACCACTGACCTTAGGACCTTACTGGTGCGCCCCCGACCCTGCTTGGTGTGTGCTCTTAGCTTGCACTTTCAAATCAAAGTAATCATCTTTTGTGTTGAAATGTTCTGTAGTTCAACATGAAAGTTTTGAAGCCAGTTAAAAGTTTTACTCCctcagttttaaaatataacaacttcttgatatattttagaacaacctAACTTCTtgatatattttagaacagaggttGTATATgattaggacggaggtagtaaatgattagagttgaaagttttgtaTGGAAGTGCTGTTAAAATGGAAAAGAAGTGTGCGCTGCCCAGAACTGGTAAGCATAATGCAGGCCTGGTCACCTGGGCCGGCGACCCAATGTGGATGTTGATGCCAATCGCCTTCAGGTTAACGTTTTCAGGTTCAGCTAACACAAGGAgacattcagagtttcagacaccAGCAGGGGTAACGTAAATTGAGCGCTCAAAGTCTCAAATGCAAATGCAGTCATACAGATATATACTACACTGCCATCGGTTATTCTCTGGAAAAATATGTACATCAGTGGAGCAACAAGGGTTGCCGCTATGTACAAAAGTGCAACACCTCCCGGCCTTCTTATTTCAGGTGACCCAGCGGACGAACGACTCCTTACACCTTAACTCCGATCCTTTCTGCGACCTGCATAGCAATCCAGATTTGATGATGTGAGCTTGGTTCTGAACAAAGAGAGACAAGTAATAGAACAGCAACTTTGGTATTAAATGGACTAAAACAAGAAGAGAACTATGATTGGTTTGTTTGTATCTTGCAGTGTTGGAGCATCTGAAAATTTAAGGTATGTAGTTTGTACCTCCTTGAAAGAGTAAACATCACTGCCCCAGAGCCAGGCATCACAGCCTGCATCCCTGGCTCCCCAGAGATCATTCCTTCGGTCATCACCAATATGCACAGCTTCTTCAGGCTTCACACCTAAAAACTCGCAAGCCTTCAAGAATATTGTTGGGTTTGGCTTTTCCGCAGCGACCTGTTGATATAGGATCCAGAGACAAGAACAGTAAGTCAAGGACCAGCCAGGGCTTGGACATTGGGCCAAGCTAACCGGTTCATCTGAAAATGGAAACCCACCTCAGCAGATACAGCAACTGCATCAAACCAGTGATCACAATTCAGGGCCTGTAAAAGTGGCCGAAGACGTGTGTCAAAGTTGGATACAACGGCTGTTTTTACACCAGCCTTTCTCAATGCTTCAAAAACATATTTAGCGTCAGGGTCGCAGAGCTGCCAAGCCTAGCAAACATGAAGAACTTCATAAGGTATATATAACATGTAAAAGCAAAATTTGAAACGATTATGATTGCATAGTTTATCTCACCTTTGCAGTTGTATAGTACTGATAAAGTTCCTCAAAGTACTGTAAATCTGAGCATCCAGTAGAAGAGCTAACTATATGCTGCCAGAAGGGCCTACCATCATCCACATACCTGGATATATTTAGAAGCATTTTAGTCCATGCAGCTCAGATAAATTTGAAGGATAAGAAAGGTAAATATGGTTGAAATATGAATCTAGAATGTGAACAACACAATCACATATCTGGAAGGCTGCAACTCTACCATGGTTATATCTCTATTCTATTTTGGTAACGCAACAATCAGAGTTCAAGGAGGCACGTGAATGCACTGGTTAGATAAAAGGTCCATAAGAAAGAATAAATGCACATGTACTGCCTATCACCATCAACCAAATATGTCAAGAAGAATTAGATGCAGATGATTGTCCATAGTTATGTGTGCTTTGCAACATAAAACCAGGTCAAGAGTTTCACTAGTCAACCGTATAGTGTCTAAACTCTAAACCACACACACAGAGAAAAATTATCTGTATTTGATCTGAATACTGCCTATAAACGTAAGATGAAAATTCATTTCCCCTCTTCTGTCACCAAGAGATAACTCATTCCCGAAAATTGGTTAGTTCCTGAATATCAATCTGAAACATTGATTGTTCATAGAATTATAAAACAACAGTTCTTGAAAGGTTCTGTTTGGCATCACGGTAACAATTTTCTTCAGTTGAGGTTCAGTTTTGATAGAATTTTTTCGTCAGAAACAAGATGGAAGTTTTCTATCCCGCAATTTATCATATTGTTGAACGATTCACTCTATTTAAAATCTTTCATGCTTGTATGCCTGTTGGATGCTCATATTTTTCATCTTTCATGAGTTCGTACCACTTGAAGATCAAATTTGCATGTGCCCACAAGAGCAAATTCTCTGTTACGGAGTAGATAGAGGGAGTCAGGGAATATCATGTTGATAGTTTGAAAAGACCAATTTGTGCTGACTGAGTGACAAATATTAAGTTGGCAGCCGCGCTGCTTCTGCATGACACAAACCTTGTTTAAATCGCACAAAAAGCATTAATATACGACACGTCAACAACCATTTGAGTAAGGATTTGACACACTATAATGCACTCGACAGTGATAGCATAATGTCCCACAACCAGACGCTATTCTAAAAatcaaatcatcaaaatcacaggaaaaataaaatcacaagGCCATCCAAGACACTGCAAAAACTAAATCCAAACCTCACAGTTACAGTAGTGGTGCAGAACAGTAAAAGCAAATTATATGATGTACCTCAGCCGCGATCTACCCCATGGCTGCGCATACGCCCTCCTGTATCTCATCAAGATCTCATCCTCTGAGTAGTTGACTCCATACTTTTCGCCAATTGTTCTGTATACCTGAACAAACACCAGGACATCAGGAGTAAGCCACATGAAGAAGACATATCCATATGCATAATTGCGCACACATATCCCAGCATCGCAAAAAGAGAGCTTTTTTTGTTGCCAGCCCATTATGTACGGAACAAATCCACCCAAATGGAAAACTCGAAGAACACAAATAGATATCACTAAGTCTGACACAACCCAAATCGATCTATAGACTTGGATCGGATAGAACATCAACACTGCAACAGATCAGATCGATGCACTGTTTAATCGCGCACATGACCACAGAAATTGTCGATTTGTCACACTTAAATGAATAATGAGCGGTGTGTAAGATCAAAATCCGCCTAGAAAAACTGAACTATTGGCATCCCGCGGAATGGAGGCGGCCgcatcagagagagagagagagagagagagagatgcgacATGCAAatgggggaggaggcgagcggacCTGCGCCATGGGCTCGGTGGGGGCGAGGAGCGtcccggcggcgtcgacgaggatGGCCTTGTGGGTGATGTCGCCGTAGATGGCCCTCCGGTAGTCGTAGTACTCCCGCGCCCCCATCGGCTCCCACCTCGCGAtcccggcggccgcctccgccgtggcCGTCCCCAtccacctcccctccccaccaccaccacgtcccaccgccatcgccgccggcccgACCACGAGCCTTGCCCCCGCCGACctcagccgcgccgccacggccatTGCCCACCACTCAcagcctctcctcctccgccgttgCCGCTCGCGCGGTGCAgtggtgcgcgcgcgcgcgcttctTGACCGGTGTCGCGTGCGTGTGTGTGAAGGAGGAGTTTGAGTTTGTGTTCTTCGTTGGTttataggaggaggaggagtggtgaGTTGgtgaggcgacggcgaggatggtggtggcgatggcgtccgttggtttggttggttgcttCTTCTCCCTCGGTTTCGGTTTTCTGTTTTTGTGCTTAGCCGTttcgaggaggagaggatgagaggactGGCTACAAATGGCAAATTCAGTACAAACAGGGGGCTCCAAATGGGaaaaaaagtttacatataaaGTTTTTCTTGCTAACAAAACATTGAGTAAATTTACATTTTCTTTACTGTAGTTCAGTTAGATCTAACGGTTAAGAGTTAATTTGAGAATGCTAATTAGGTAGACTAATTGGCTGGACTATCCGTTCATTTTAATGTATGTCCGTTTAATCTGTGCATGCATGGTGGATTAGGACTTATGTTCAGTTCTTAGAATAATATTAAATAGGGGTATGCTATTAAATAGGCtagaaagtttttttaagtaaattttacTTTAGGCTATTATTTTTATTACCGACGTTTTGCTTTGTTCACTCTTCAAACAGTGTTTTCACTTTAGACCGGGTAATCTTGCTTTTGTTTTACTGTATCGGGCATATGAACGACCTCAAGAACGTCGGCTCCTACTCGTTAATAAACTCTCCGGTTATATATATAGACCATTTTTTTAACATATGACaaattagattatttttttagataatgaatagAATACCATCCCGACATGTGCTCAACAAACTACAATCAATGGCAAATTAGATGTAGATAGATAAAATAGTTGAGGATGGTTTAAAATGTCACAAAGATAAAATTATCCAATCTAAAATGAAAACATTGGTTGAAGGGTGATCCAAAGAGAAACATTGATAATAAAAGGTGGCctaaagtaaaatttactcttttttatttaCAACAGTTGTGGTATTACTACTACCTTGTACATTTGCATTGGTACTTGGCAGGCCTTCAAAGCATACACCAATCAAGGAAAAAATATCATGTTAGTTGATTTAAGCATCTTGATGCAATAGCGTTTTATGGTAGTAATATAGCTCAACTTAAAATTTACAATGACTGCTAGGTAAGCAGTCTGAAACCTGAACTTTCGGCTCAGCTGCTCAGGGGAGGTTAACAGAGAGTAGGATTAAAGTTGGTTTGCATGTCTACTCAACTGCAACTTGCTTTTGGTAATGATGATACTGGTTGGAACCGAATGTGCACCCATGTTAGTTTAAGAAATCATTTCACCTAATCACCTTTTTCCTTAGGTATGTTCCAATCATAAACAATCACACTTGACTAAGCTAAGACGACCCTGACCGTTTTTATTCAGGTAAAGCCTCAATCAGTCGCCACAGAGCCAATGGTTTCTCATGTCCGTTTGGTCGTTTTGTACATACGTGGATGTCCCGTAGCGTTGGTGATGGATCGCCAAAGCAAAGCTATCACGATTAGTTTAATTAGGGACGCTGCCACGGTGGTTTTAGTGGTTAATTCGGTGTTTTATTGGCCTGTGCCCATTGATTCGTACGAACGTACCCACCGAATCTTTGGTCCATTCTGTTGGAGTTTACACGCATGACGCATTAGGGAGAAGAAAATGGCTCGTAGAACATCAGCTGCTTACTCAGCGATTCGTCTtgttcttattattattattattattattattattattattattattattattattattattattattttacatGATCAGGTCTTCCATTCCAAGCTTCTAATGCACGGGACAATAAATCTGGTTATCACACAGCAGCACTAAAACTTTGGAGTTATTTTCCtgattaattattaattcaTCAGGAACAATAATATACGTGATCATCAATCGATCGAACAATCACGCACCAGTTTCCGCGAGAGGAGATTGGATTGGGTTTTGGGGGTTTTGGCCACGTTAGTGCCCATGCAGAATATTTCTCGACGCTTGGGTTGAACGGCATGGCATCCCGATCGATCAAGTTACGCCACGCCAGCCGCCGCGATGTCACGTACGTACCCGACACGTTAGCACGTACGTTAACGCCATTCCGATCGAATTCCCGGGTTCTTTAGCGGTTTAGCCGCGCGCTCGCGCACGGGACGTACGCTCGCCTCGCGTGCCGGCCGGCTCGTTCGATCTCCACGCGCCGCGCGGCCACACGGATCACGCGACACGGCCCGGGaagcgcacgcacgcacggctCCAACTTCCCGGGGACGCACAAACCGCACAGCCCGGCCAGCTTATCAAAGGTAGTATGGTAAGTCAAAAGAAAGTGTGACTAATAACAAGTCGTTGGTCACGAGAGTGACCAATCAAACACATGCCTAACAAAAATATGATTTGTCTAACATGTGACGTGGTAAACTGTGGTAgcgaaccaaacaacccctttagTCTCGATCGCGTCACAGCTTGTACAGGACTCGGGAAGCGCCGCACGGCCCCAAATTCCGCCGCGCGGGAGCTTGGAGCGTGTGAGTGTGACGGGATCGATCGGCGCAGTTTGATTCATGAGTCATGACCAAACTGGGCTGATCTTTTGCCCGACTTTTGTCAGGGGTGGCTCTAAGGCGTAAAGGCATAATGCGAACGTACGTATACACCGGCACAATACAAACTTCGCGCGATTTTCAACTGTGCAAAAACGTGATGCTCTCGTAGTCTGGTGTTTCAATCGGGCATGGAGTAATCGACGATCTCAGCAAGTGTAGCTTAGCTAAGAGGAACAGCTTCTGTTTTAGTTGAAGGTCCATCATATCGGAGCATAGAATCTTCGCATTGGAATCGTGTGGCTGCGACGACGCGAGCTTGCACGCAAATTGACAGCTGAACGAGAGGGAATCATGTGGACATGGCGCGGTGAACGGAaacagcttagctagctagctcaatcAACTTCCTGCTTAAACCACACGGCAAGCGGGTCTTTGTCACAACATTACAGCAAAGTGTATATGCTTAGGTTGTGTCTAGTTTCTGAAAAAAGTTGTAAGTCTGAAGAAAATtgggagtttgaaaaaaaaagttggaagtttacgtgtgtaggaaagttttcgaTGTAATATGATgttgatggaaagttgggaatagggggaaactaaacacggccttattATCCCCAGTTCTTTATTACCTTAAATAAAAATAccatatttgaaaaatataagcacttttaAGAGTTTTAATAGAAACTAACGTCCAGGGAGACATAGTTGTGATTGGTGAAGATGGGAAAGTTGATAGAAAAATGTTTATAATGGAATACATATTTTAAGTTCCGGAAATGCTTATACTGTTTTGGAACAGAAGGAGTATGCGAATATATCAGCTTATGAGCTTGGCAGTTGACATTGCTTACATCGTATAACCACAAATAAGCATCGAAATCTTTAGAGGACAAATAGTATGACTGATCAGGTGGTGTTTGAGATAGATTAAGATGAAAATGAAATTACgcaacacaaaacaaaaaatccATTAGCGTATGAATAATTGAGTtgtaattattataaacttaaaaaatagatttatttaatattttagggTAACTtctgtatataaagtttttataagAAATACACTTTGGAAAGTGTGCTTATAGAAACCGAAGTAAAATCTACATCTTAATCTTAATGATTCAAAGTAAAACACCTGCTCATATTTCTACATAAACATGTCTAGTGTGACAATGTCTTTTTCACCGTGGAGAAATATGCACCGGTTGCAGTTACTGCATGGAAAAAGTATGCAAGCGACGAAGCATATGACCGACTATTACTTTTTCATACTAGTGAACTGTTATTGTTTCAGCACTGAATTAAATCTCAGATAAATCATCTGCCACTCAAATCAGTGGTCCAAATCAGCcatggagcatgaggaggaccGCGGCTGGTGGAATCCGTCAACGTCGCGGCTGAATTTCGTGATCAAATTCTTTGAGGAGAAATGGATGACATGTGGATGTGAGCAACCCAGATTCGAGGCAGACAGCGAAAAAAAGAACTGGATTGCACAAGTGGCGCAACATGCCTTTGCCTTGTCCCTGGACAACGCAAATGAGCTGCTGCCTGTTGCTTTGTTAAGTGAGGCCATGGATGATTTAGCCTGGGCTTTCCAGGGCCCCAGCTCTCCAATAAGCATATGTAATTCCTATTACTCCATCTGGTTAAAAAGTATATGATATTTCAGATaaaattcaatcaaaattttagaacttcGACTATCAatgaatttatatttttttagctatatGTTCATAACTACTAATAGTATAAAGTACTTTTTCATGAGGAATccactagtatttttttttcacacgacAAATGCTAGTAATACATTTAGGAATACATATATATCCAAAGTTTACCTGCATACACCTAAAACATGTACTCCAATACTGAGAATTTAGGCAGTACAGTCTACAGACAACATACAGGTACATCTCTCTAGTAGTACCAAGTTCTGGATTCGACCAAGCGAGTATAGATTTGTTCAAGCAGCGCAAATCGTAACGAACAAATAATTCAACATACGGGGCAAGGAGACTAGATACCGAACTCCAATTACGGATTATCAATCAGAGGCAACCTACTAGATGAAATATCAGCATCCAGCAAACCGTTCCGTGTGGAGCTGACCAAGATTTAGCAGGTCAACGCAGGCTTATAAACATTATGATTCAACAAATATATCGGCGTTAGATAGAGTTTCTGGTGGGACAAGCTGCCAGGGAGACCAGTTGCTTCAGAACTCCAAGATCTCAAGGCGAGATCTTCCCAGAGAGGAGTTGTTGCCACTTGGTCCATATTACAGTTCGGCATCACCTAACTGGTCTGCAAAGTTTGTAAGCAAATGCATTTCTTAGTAATTCATGAGTAGGAATTAAGGACGAGTCTAATAGCACTGCTTAGTAGTATGAACAAAGCAATGATCCAGAAAGATTTAAAATTAGAGGACGTGAAACAAATACTACTACTATGAAGTAAGATTGTTGTAAGGTAATGAGTGTAAACACCTTCTGCGAGACACACGTCTTATTGGAGcactgtcttctgagtcttCCGGTTCTCTCATTTTATTTATCCTTGAACGCGACACGCCTGCATAATGCATGGAACAGATTCCTTGAGAAACTGGATGTGTCATGCGAATATCAGCAGTGCAACCATCTGTTACCTTTGCAAGTTCTCGCTGATTGAACCTCTGTGCTGTCACCGTCTGATTCTGTAAACGTGGATGATGTATGACTCTTTTCCGAACAAATATTGTCACTGCATTCTGGCATGTTCTCCTTATCTTCAGAATTGCTCTCCGTTGATGGATCAACTACCTCACTAGTTTCCTCTGCCACTGACAAACAGAAAGAAATGAACCTCAGTTTAAGGTAAGCATCAATTTTTCTGGTGTATAGATTATAGACACAGATTTACAGCGTAACCTTATTCTAATCTAATGTTTGAGTTCATAGTCAATACATGATGGATGATCATGTGGAGATTAACTTAAATGATATAGATGATAAGGagattcagagaaaaaaaaattgtaccttCAGCAGATTTTCCCTTATCCTTCCCAGTTCTCTTAGTTACCATGAGTTTGTCAAGTGAACCAATTCTTTGTTTGTGTGCCTCGGCATTCCTGGTCGTGGCCTCTTGCTCTTTCTTTTCCTGATGAACCTTGCTGAGTTTCTCATCAAATTCCTCAATGCAAACTTTGAGATCTGGCTTGGCAAACTTCTTGCACTGATAGGAGGAATTAccatagattaaaaaaacattgaaGAGTTCACAAATTCAGCCCTGCTGTATTTAACATAATAACATATGCATCCATTCAGCCTAGGCTACTGAGCACCAACCTTTGCTATCACAGTTCTGAAGTGGTTCATTACAGAATCTTCAGATAATGCATGCTCAAATATCTTGAAATTATCAACTAGTTTTTTCAAACCCTTCTCTGTGAAAGTCAGCTGAGAAAGGCAATAGGATATATACTCCCACTGTCTAACATCTGAAACACAACAAAAAGAAAGGTCAAGGATCTGAAAATGGGATCACAACAATTCAATCATTCATAAATGTTGAAATATTGCATGTGAAAATTCAGAAATCTCAAGACAGGATTAAAATGAAAGGAgtgaaaataaatcaaattggCTCACTAGCTTCCCATATTGCTAGCTTATGCAAAAGCCACTCCACTACAAGGTTGCAACAAAGAACAAGAATGCTGCATCACAACATTCCGTTTCTGATGTGTGCTCACATTTTCCATGTAAATATCATTGCCACTcatttactacctccgtttcaaattataagactttctagcattgtctacattcgtagagatgttaatgaatctagacacatatatatgtttagattcattaacatctatatgaatacgggcaatgctagaaaatcttataatatgaaacggaggaagtaatattatTTATGTCATGGTATCTTGAATACAGAAGCAATGGTAGTTGATTAGCCTTAGATGGGAAAGCTCGAACGAATATAGATGCAAGGTATATGCATAGTACCATTTACACCAGCAAATCTATTGCAGAGCTTATCCACAAGAGCTTCCATTTGTTTGTCCTGAGAATGCAGTTAGAAATGTATATAGTTACTCAAAGTACAGTTAAAGCATAGTAATTgctgaaaacagaaaaaaagttatgcttatACCTTTTTAATAGAGCTGATCAAGAATTGCATAATGCTGCAGAACGTTTCATCCTTGAGTTGTTGATTGCACAATCTACCCAGGATATCcggaagaagattataaattgGATTGCTTCCTAAAAagatc is a genomic window of Oryza glaberrima chromosome 7, OglaRS2, whole genome shotgun sequence containing:
- the LOC127778536 gene encoding uncharacterized protein LOC127778536, with product MAVAARLRSAGARLVVGPAAMAVGRGGGGEGRWMGTATAEAAAGIARWEPMGAREYYDYRRAIYGDITHKAILVDAAGTLLAPTEPMAQVYRTIGEKYGVNYSEDEILMRYRRAYAQPWGRSRLRYVDDGRPFWQHIVSSSTGCSDLQYFEELYQYYTTAKAWQLCDPDAKYVFEALRKAGVKTAVVSNFDTRLRPLLQALNCDHWFDAVAVSAEVAAEKPNPTIFLKACEFLGVKPEEAVHIGDDRRNDLWGARDAGCDAWLWGSDVYSFKEVAERIGVKV